The DNA window ATATGGGGGCATCTTCGGGCTGGAGACTCTCGTCCAATTCGGCGGTATGCTCCGAGGCGGGAGAGGCGGCCTCTGGAGAATCTGAGTCCGGGGCAGACGACCCGTTGGAGGAGGAACCGGAACCACTCGCGGAATCAGGCATCGGTGGGAGCAAGTACTGAAAGGGAGGTGTGAGACCCTGAACATAGAGGCCCGGACGGAGAGTTGCTTAATTGGAAGGGCAGGACAATTGCATCCGCAAACTCGGACGGGACGATGGGGGCCGTCTGCCGTACCGTTTTTACTTCTGCCGGGATAGATGAGCGTATGGGAGAGGGGCGGAGCTTTCCGAAGGGATCGACATGAAACCGAGTGAAGATCCGATTGCGTTCGTGCGGGGCGAATGTCGGGATCCGACGTCGGAATCGAGGATTTCATGCTAACTTTGAGGGCAGACGGCGCAGGATGCACCGGAAGAGAAACGGGGCGCACCGTAGGGCATGACGGATATCGTTTTCGGTTTTTGTGGAATCCGGATCTAGGGCCCGTTCCTTTGAACACGTGAAATCGACCGGTCGTTGCCCTATTCTGTGGGGAACGGTATCGCCTGCGCGATGGCCTTCCCCCGATGCGCGGGGTCAGCGCAAGTATGCCTCCGTATTCTCTTCCGCGTGCTTCCTTCATCGACCCGGTCGCGTGCATGCCTACTACTCAGACGACCGAAATCAATCAACTCCTACAACCCGAGCACGTGCGGATTGGACTCCCGGAGCGGTCAAAGACGGACGTGATTAATGCGCTCATCGGACTGCTAGAGGGGCACGAGGGGATTGACAACCTCGACGCGGTGCGCCAGGCGATTTTTGAACGGGAGGATATGATGTCGACCGGGGTGGGCAAGGGGTTAGGATTGCCCCACGCAAAAACTCCGGCGGTGACAGAAACGGTCGCTGCTTTTGCGACGACGGCCGAACCGGTGGATTTTGGGGCGATTGACGACGAGCCCATTCGTCTTCTTCTCCTGCTGGTGGGCCCAGAAGAGCATAAGTCTCGGCACGTCAAAATCCTGGGACGCATTTCGCGCCTTGTGAGCCGCGATTCTCTTCGTGAGCGGTTGATTGAGGCGCCGGATCCGGAAACGGTGATTGACGTGCTTCGCGAAGGGGAGGCGGAGCTCCGGGGGTAGGGACCGAGCCCGATGAAAAGGGGAATTTCATTCACGCACCACTATTTACGCTTCAGCTGTTGTGAGCCAGACGTTTCAGAACATCAAGGGAACCTTCGATATCTTGCCGGACCCGTATACCGACGACGGGGGGACTCGTATCGCGCCCAGCGCTGAGTGGCGCTACGTGGAGGCGACGGTGCGCGACGTGATGGCGCGCTACAACTTTGACGAGATCCGCACACCGATTCTGGAGCCGACAGCGCTGGTGGCCCGCGGGGTTGGGGAGGCTACCGACATTGTACAGAAGGAGATGTTTGCGTTTGAGCGGTCGGACACGCAGTACGTCCTGCGGCCGGAGATTACGGCGCCCGTGGTTCGCTCCTACTTGCAGCACCACCTCGATCAGCGGGGCGGTGTGCAGAAGCTCTTCTACATTGGGCCGTGCTTTCGTGCTGAGCAGCCGCAGAAGGGACGTTATCGGCAGTTTCACCAGTTCGGGGTGGAAGTGCTTGGTACGGACGATGCCCGGGCCGACGCTGAGACGGTGGCTGTGATGATGGCCATTTACGACGAGCTCGGCATCAAGGACACGCGACTCCGCATGAATACCCTTGGCACTCCGGACCGACGGGAGGAATATGTGCACGCCCTTCGCGAATACCTGGAGCCGTACGCCGATGAACTGTCGGAGACGAGCCGACGCCGACTGAAGCGAAATCCGCTGCGCGTGCTTGATACGAAGCTCGACCACGAACAAGCCATTTTGCAGGATGCTCCTCAGCTCATCGATTACGTGAGCGATGAGAGTCGGGCGCACTACGACCGCGTACAGCGCTTCTTGGCTGACCTCGGTGTGTCGTACGTGGAAGACCCACACCTCGTACGGGGATTGGACTATTACACGGAAACGACCTTCGAGCTTGAAAGTCCGGACCTTGGGGCGCAGAGCGCCCTGGCCGGCGGGGGACGATACGACCGTCTGGCAGAAGTGCTGGGCAGTGAGGAGCCGGTGCCGGCCATTGGCTTTGCGGCGGGAATGGAACGGTTGTTCCTGGCACTTGATGCGGCGGAGGCCGAACGGCCCGGTCTCCCGGCTCCGGATGTGTTTATTGCTGCTCTTGGGGAGGAGGCCGAGCAGTGGGTGTTTCGGACAACCCAGGAGCTTCGGGCGGCCGGTCTTCACGTGGCACTTGACCTGAAGGGACGGTCTCTCAAGGCGCAGATGCGGGAGGCCAATCGCCAGGAGGCGGATTATACGCTCATCATTGGAGGCAACGAGCTGGAGGCGGAAGAGGCCACGGTCAAGGAGATGGAAAGTGGGGAGCAGGAGGATGTGCCGTTCGCGGAGCTGTCCACTGTTCTGCTAGACAAGTGCCGCACAGAGCACGAGTAGCTGTGGCCGAGGGGAGCGGTCCGGACGGCCGCGCGTGCGTTCTGCTGCCCGCTTGGGGGAACGGGCCCTACCAGAAGATGACGTAGAGCGCGGCCGTAATGCCGAGAATGCCGAACGCAGCAACTTGGAAGATGGGGTCGGAGTCGTGCTCCACGTCGTCGAGGTCAATGGCCTTCGGGTGCGTCTCGCCCCGGTTTTCAACGTAGGAGATTCCGACAATCAACGCCACGGAGACAAAGAACACGATCAGCATTCGGTTGAGGAATGCAATCTCCGGGGTGAGGAATTTGAAGGCAGCCGAGAGCGGAATGGACAGCACCGCCGACACCAGCGCGGCGTTGGGCGTGGCCTTGCTCCAGAACAGGCCCATGACGAAGATGGCCAGCACCCCCGGGCTTACGAAGCCAGTGTACTCCTGAATGTACTGGAAGACCTGATCGAGATCCGCCAGTTGGGGGGCCACGAGCGTAGCGACGACGATGCAGGCGAGAGCCACGATGCGCCCAATCCGAACCAGTTTGCTCTCCGACACCTCCTCCTCTACGTAATTGCGGTAGAGGTCCATGGTGAAGATGGTCGAGGCACTGTTCATCATTGAAGCGAGCGACGAGACGATCGCCGCGACGAGGGCGGCGAAGGCCAGTCCCCGGAAGCCAGTGCCCACGTACTGGCCCAAAAGCCACGGATACGCTTCGTCTCCCCGCTGGATGGGGGCGTCAAGAGCAAAGGCAACGATGCCGGGCACGACCACGATGAGGGGAAGGAGGAGCTTCAAGTAGGCAGCAAAAGCGAGTCCGCGCTTCGCCTCCTGCAGGTTTTTGGCCGCCAGCGCGCGCTGAATAATGTACTGGTTGCAGCCCCAGTAGAAGAGGTTGGCCACCCAGAGTCCGCCGAACAGCACGCTGAGGCCGGGCAGGAGTTGATAGGCGTCCTGCGTAACACCTTCGTCGTTCTGATACATCAACTCCCCCTCGAAGAGAATCATATTGAATCGGTTGGAGGCGTCCCCCATCAGTTGGGTAAGGCCGCCCACGGGGCCAGTACTGCTTCCACCGTAGGCATCAAGAGCGACCCAGGTTGTCAGCAGTCCCCCACCCACCAGTACAACAACCTGCACCACATCCGTCCACGCGACGGCCTTGAGCCCCCCGTAGAGGCTGTATGCGGTGGCGAAGAGCGCTAACCCCGCAATAGATCCCCAAAGCGGAAGCCCCATGATGATGTTCATCGAGAGGCCCCCCATGTAGAGAACCGACGTCAGGTTTACGAAGACGTACACCAACAGCCAAAAGATGGCGAGCAACATCCGCACGCGTCCATCATAGCGCTGCTCCAGGAACTGGGGCATCGTGAAGATTTCCTTCTCCAGATAAATGGGAAGGAAGAAGTACGCGATGACGAGGAGGGTCACGGCGGCCATCCACTCGTAGGAAGCAATGGCCAGCCCCACCCGGAAGCCCGATCCCGACATGCCGATGAACTGCTCTGCCGAAATGTTGGAGGCAATCAGCGAGGACCCGATTGCCCAGAAGGGAAGCGATTTGCTGGCTAGGAAGTAATCGGAACTGTCTTTTTGCCGTCCTTCCTTCTCTCGGGAGACCCAGAGGCCGAGCCCGATAATGATAAAGAGGTAGACTCCGAAAATAATGTAGTCAAGCGCTGCAAATGGAACGGAGGCGGAGTCCATGAATCAGGCGCAGTGGTGTGAGAGAGCAACGCAGGAGTGACGAGGCGCTAATCGTTCCCTGGCAGGGGACGGAGCCACAGGAGGATAGGGGATGTCGCCCAGGGAAGCAATTGGGGAAGCATTGGCCGGCCCGTCTCGAACGCACGGGGCTGTTCGCACAAGGAATCGGCACGAATCGGGGTAAGAGAAGTCGAACCGGTTTGGCGCCCGAATACGCTCCAATCTTCCAGAGAAGCACTTCGGGACACAGGGGACTTTACCGGGGAGGAGCCGTTGAGGAACGCTCAATAAGCTCCGCCTCCAGCGAAATGCGCTGGCACGTATCGGTTCCGTTTCCCTGGAGCTGATTGAGGAGGAGCTCAGTTGCCTTACGGCCCATCAACCGTTTGGGGACGCGGACGGTCGTGAGGGGGATTGGGAAATAGTCCAGCATGTTCAGATCGTCGAAGCCCACGACAGAGACATCATCCGGCACCGAGAGCCCAAGTTCGCGAAGGGCCTTCATTGTGCCGAGGGCGACGAGATCGTTGTAGCACGTCACCGCAGTGGTGGGCACATCCTCAGAGAAGTGGTCGAGGGCCGTGCGGTAGCCTTCTTCGAAGGAGTCGCCCGCCGGGAGAACGATCTCGTCGTCGAAGATGAGCGGAGAGCGGCTAAAGGCGCGGCGGATCCCTGCTACGCGCTCACTACTGTGTTTGGAATATTCCGGGCCGGCCAGGTGGATAATATGCTCGTGTCCGAGATCGAGCAGGTGGCGGATGGCCCGTGAGGAGGCTTCGACGTTGTCGATGTCGACGAGGTTGGCCTGAATGCCGCGGATGCCTTCGAGAAGCACAAACGGGATGTTGTTGCGTTTGAGCTCGAAGATGTGGGAAAGGTCCGTGTTCTCGTTGAGAATAGGAGTGATGATCAGCCCATCCAGGTCCTTGTTGGAGAACTGATCAATGATCTGCTTCTCCGTGTCGAAGTCTCCCTCCGAACTGCTGACGAACGTCAGGTATCCCTGCTCATTGGCCACCTCTTGGATGCCGACGAGGACCTCAGAGTAGTAGGGATTGTCCGCCTCCTTGATCACGAACCCAAGACTCTGGCCGTTCGGCGCTCGAAAGCCGCGTCGTGCCGAGCCCCGAGGCCGGTAGTCCAGTTTTTCAATTGTGTCGAGCACGCGTTGGCGCGTACTGTTTTTGACGACGTCGCGGTCATTAATCACAGCGGAGACCGTCGATTTGGAGACCCCCGCATGATCTGCCACGTCGTCGATGGTGACGTCCTTCATCGGTTATTGGGTCAGGTGAGTAGGAGAGATGAACGGTGTCGGAGGGGAGGGAGGAAAGCTCTTCTAGAATACCGAATGATTCGGTTTAGGATCAAGCGCATGGTCCTGCCTGCACCCACGCGGACGTTTGTGCAGGGGGTACGAAGGCGTTCTTCTCACAATTCCCACAATGACGGGTCTCTATGTAGACGTTGGCATTCGTTACATAGAGTAAACCCCTGGTAACGCCATCGAGACAGAAGAAGCAGGAACGGTTTGAGGTCCTCTGAATGTCCTCAATGATTCCAGTAAATATCCACGGCAAATTTCCCGCCACTTTAGAAGAGGGACGAACGTCCCATGCTCATCGATCTCCTGTCTTCGCTCGTTAAGGGGGAGTCCAAAAGCTCGGGTGGGAGAGCGAAGAAAGGGGATTATCGCCGATCAGAAATCGGAGGGGGGAGGAGATGCGAAGCGCATCTCATGAGGGCCGTTTCCTTTTGAACGGAACGGTTCGAGCGCCACTGATCCTCGGTCGCTGGTCGTACCTTCACGAGCGCACTCCCGCTACTCCAGGAGGGCTGAGGGGAAGACGACCGGGCTTTCGTGTCCCGCTTCGTCCACTGCCGCTACGCCGAAAAGCCAGTTGTCGATCACGACGTTTTCGAGCGTGTGGCGGGTCGTGCCGGCGGGTACAAATTTACTGTGCTGCCAGCGCGAGGCGGCCGTGCGACGCCAGTACACCTTGTATCCTGCCAGATTCTTGTGGTCGACCGGCGTCCAGGCGAGGGTGGTGGACGGCGAGACGGCTCCGCCGATTTTTACGCTGTCAGGGCGAGGGGGACCGGCAGCGATCGACGCCATCGTTGCGACGTTGACCCCGGTCAACTTCTCGGCGTACTCAAAATTTACGCCCTCGATCGTGTCGCCGTAGTCGATGCCGTTTTCAGTGCGGAGGTCCTGGTGCTGCCGGTTGTAGTTCTCGTGCGTTTCCATCACGCGGACGGCCGGAAAGCCGCGATCGGCAAAGGGCATCTGATCGCCCCCGCGACCGAAGCGATCGAGGCGGTAAATGAGGATCGGATCGAGGTGGCGGCTGTAAGTTTCGGCCTGTGTGGCCACGTAACGGGCGAGTTGGCGCGAAGGCCCGTCGTTTTCGCCGCCGAAGTAGCGAGTGGCCCACGACTCCTCGTGCAGGTCCGGCGGCCGACGCTGAGAGAACACGCGGAACGTGGTATTTTCAATTACCCCGTCGATGCCGCGAATATTGCCGATCATGTCGTTATTGAGCACGCCGGCCATCGTCCAGTCTTTCTCCACCGCAACCTCTGCTGCATGCGTGCTGCCGAAGAGCCCTTGCTCTTCCCCGGTGTATCCGACGTAGACGATACTACTGGCAAAGTCGCGTTTCGATAGCACACGGGCGGCCTCTACGGCTCCGGCCACGCCCGAGGCGTCGTCGTTGGCGCCCGGCGCGCGGCTGGTGCTGTCCATGATGTTGGAGACGCGAGAGTCGAGATGCCCGCCCATGAGGACGTATCGGTTCGGGTGTTCGGTGCCGCGCTGGATCGCGACAACGTTATAGACGGCCGTTCGCGAGGGGATGCGCTCCGTTTCGCTTGCGGGCACCACGGTCTTCTGAAATTTGACCTCCAGGCACCCGCCACACGCGCGCGAAATGCGTTCGAATTCGGCCTTCAGCCAGCGGCGAGCGGCCCCGATGCCGCTATCCTCGGAGGTGGTGTCTGAGAGGGTGTGGCGCGTCCCGAAGCTGACCATCGTTCGGATGTCGTCCTCGATCCGGCTGGCGTCTACCGAGTCGACCATCGCTTGGATGGCGGGGTCTGAGGACGGAGGAGGAGCATCCTGGCCCGATACGGGTTCGGCAAAAAGGACGCAAAGAAAAGCGACTAAGAGAACAGCAGAATGCCTCATGAGGCAACAAGAATAAGGAAGGTCGTGTGCACCTCTTTAGGGTAGAGGTGCGGACCGGCAATGTCTATCTAGGGGGCCTTACATCATTGAGATTGCTCTGGCACGTTGAAATTGGGAAGGGGGAGCGGGGGAGACGTAGAAACATGTCTTTGAGCGAGAAGGTAGCCCCATTACTGTCAGTGGGCGCTAGTCTGGCGTGGAAGGCTGTGCCAAGTGTCCGTCTCTACGGAAGAAGCGTTGGCCGTTTTGTTTTTTGCTCCGACCACCAATCACTCCTTCGTTTCCGCCGCTATGCTTTCTCGACGGCACTTTCTCCAGACCCTCGGCATGGCAATGGCCGCTGCTCCGGCGGCTTCCTCACTTTTCCAACGGGTGCCCTTAGAGGACACCTCCGACGGGTTCACGGCCCTTCGTCGCGGGGTGGGCATTTTCCGCAAACAGGGGGGGACCATCGGCTGGCTCATTCGGGACGGGGCCCTCGTGGTAGTGGATACACAGTCGCCCAAAACAGCCCCCGACTGCTGGACTGGGCTCCGAGACCGAACCGAGGAGGCACTCGACTTCGTGATTAATACCCATCATCATGGCGACCACACTGGGGGCAATGGGGTTTTTGCAGAGTATACCGACCGCATTATTGCCCACGAAAACGTTCCCTCTCTTATGCGAGAGGCCGCTGATGACGAAGCCAACAGTGTATATCCTACTGAGACGTTTGAGAAGACCGTCTCCGAGCAGGTAGGCGACGAGACGATTACGCTTCGATATCACGGCCCGGCCCATACTGGAGGCGACGCTACCATTCACTTCGAGAAGGCCAATGTCGTACACGTAGGCGATCTGGTGTTCAACCGGGCCTATCCCTTCATCGATGTGGAGGGGGGAGCCGACTCGAAGAACTGGATCTCGGAGCTTGAGACGATCCACGACCAGTTCGACGACGATACGATCTTTATCCACGGCCATGCCAACCCAGAGTTTGGGCCAACGGGGGGACGAGAAGATTTGCTCGTGATGCGAGACTTCCTCTCGGCGCTCAACGAGTACGTACTGCAGCAGCGTCAGGCTGGCGCCTCTCTCAAAGAGATGAAACAGAAAACGGCCTTCGAGGGCTTCGAGGCGTTCAATTTTGACTGGGCATTGTCGCTCAGTGCCTGTATCGAGGCAGTCTATCGTGAGCAAACGGGATAAGGGGGGCGCCAGTATGCCACGTCGTGAGGAGCCGACTTCGAAGGGGAATAACGTCCAAAGTTACTTCCGGACTGAGGTCAAAAATTCCCAGTTGATTGTCGAGCGTCTCTCCTGTCGCGCAGATTGAAACGTCATTTGGTAGACGTTCTGTAGGGGCGACGTCGCGAACCTCGTGTATTATGGTTTCGGCATTCGACCGGTCGTTTCCCAACAGGACTCTTTTCGACCCCCGTTTGTACATTCTCCCACAGTGTCCCGGCGTTCACATCAATCCATCAAACAGACCTTGGCTCTGGTCGCGAAATGTGCAGAGCATCGAGTCGATTGGAGGCGGAGCCCCTGCTCATCGAGGGTCTTCGTCAAATGAGCGACCGTTGGACTCGAAAATACCCCGCAACGCTCGGTCATACTGCTGCTGACCCGACGGAATAAGCACGGGCTTGCCGCGCTTCTTTGCGGAGTCCGCAATCATTTTATATCGTCTACCGAAAATGATTGTACATTCCTGAGCTCTGTCCCGTCAAGAAATTGCCTTCTTTGAGAACACCGTCCTCCTGCGCTCCGATGCGGGATTTCGCCCGGGCGACGTGGATCCTCGAAGTCGATTTAGGCCCCGACGGTGTGTATAATCACCCCCAGTAGTTGATATTGGTGGAATCCGGCGTCGATGACGGAGACAACGTCCTCGGAAATGGCAGTCCACGTCATTCTGATGCGAGTCCCGCTCCCGGGATCCCGACATTGTGAGTCGGATTTGTTTGAGCATTCGGTATCACTGCACGTTCACTAATCGTCTTCGCGAATGGATTGGATCGTATTGTTGCCACCCGTCGTGGCAATTGTGCTGGCCCTTTGGACACGACAGATCTATCTATCCCTTTTTGCGGGCCTTTGGCTGGGGACTACGATCCTGGCCGGGGGGAATCCAGTGGGCGGCCTTCGGGAGTTGGCCGATCAACTCGTGGCCGTCTTCGAAAGTGAAAGCAACACCCGAATTCTCTTGTTCTGCCTGCTTGTGGGAAGTCTCATCGCTCTCGTGCAGGCCTCAGGTGGCGTAAAGGGCTTCATCGCATGGGCCCGGGAACGGGAATGGGGGTCCAGCCGGCGCGGTGCCGAGCTTTTGGCCTGGAGCATTGGTGTGGTCCTTTTTGTGGAGTCGAATATTTCGTCTCTCACCGTGGGGGCAGTAAGCCGACCCCTTTTTGATAAGCTGAACCTTCCTCGAGAGAAGCTTGCCTATTACTGCGACGCCACCTGTGCACCGGTTTGCATGTCGATCCCATTCAACGGATGGGGCGCTTTTGTGCTGGGGCTCCTCGGCGCTCAGAATCTCGGAGTTTCTGCCGTTGCCGTGCTTGCGAAGGCAGTGCTCTTCAACTTCTTTGCGCTTTTCGCCATCGGGTTTTCCCTCATGTTGGCCCTGACCGGATGGCGCTTCGGGGCCATGCGACGAGCCGAAACGCGAGCCGAGGAGACGGGACAGGTCCTGCGGGAGGGAGCCCAGCCGATGGTAGAAGACGACGTGGCCCGCATCGAACCCTCCGAGCACGTAGAGCCGCAGGCGCGGAATCTGCTTCTGCCGGTTGGGGTAATGGTTTCGATGATCTTCGTCGGCTTGTACGTGACCGGTCAGGGCAACTTGATGCAAGGCAGTGGGGCGACGGCCGTGCTGTGGGCTGTAGGAACAGCCCTGGGGGCAGCTCTTCTGCTCTACACAGTGCCGCGGTTTGGAGGGAAGCCACCACTGTCTGTGAGTGATGCCATGGACTGGGTTGTGAAGGGCGCGTCCGGTCTTGTGCCTGTCACGTTGCTTCTCGTGCTTGCGTTTGCGCTTGGGCAGGTGTCCCAGGCGCTGGAGATGGGGGCATACGTGGTGCAGCTCGTAGGAGGACAGGCCGCGGCGTGGTGGATGCCGGTACTCGTGTTTGGAGTGACGAGCTTCGTCTCGTTCACGCTCGGCTCGTCCTGGACGGCCTTTGCTATCCTTATTCCGGTCGTGATGCCCTTGGCTGCCGAGATTGCACTGCCATTGTCCTTGATGCTGGGGGCGGTGCTTTCGGGGGGCATCTTTGGGGATCACACCTCGCCCTTGTCGGACACCACCATTATTTCCTCAATGGCGTCGGCCTGTGACCACGTGGATCACGTCAACACGCAGCTGCCCTACGCGCTGGTACAGGCCGGGCTGGCCGCCGTTGCATTCATAGTGGCAGGGATCCTGGCTGGATAGCCTTCGGGATCTGCTTTGCGGTAGGGCGTGCCTGACGATGGTCATTAAGGAGGCAGACCGGGCGCCCCACCGATGGAGGCATTCTGAGGGGTAGGGAATGCTATTTGGGATTAATCGTGGTTCTTATTATCCTTCATCGAATCGAAATAATGAAGGTAAAATCGGTTCGATTTTGTCACCATTCTGTCTGAGGGAGATGAATGTTGGATGGGAGTCGAATCCGACTCCCCGGAGGATCGTCTTTGCGGCCGATTTTCTTGTTCACGCCCTGCCGAATCAAGTCCGATCCCCGTCGCTGTCTCGCTCCACAGTGGGAAGTCTCCCGGGCGGCTCTCGCCCTTGCAAGTGCCCTGTCCGAACCGATCAGGCCGCGCGCAGATGGCAAGGCACGCCTGCAGTAAGCATATTGTAGAGCACACTCCGTTTGTGGGTTGACGCCGCGTTCTTGGTCGTCCGCTCGGTACGAAAGACAAGTTCTGTTCTGACAGTCTTCCATCTTTAATCAACCATGACTAACGCGATGTCCCGAAAACATTGGCTGGTCGGTGGGCTGATCGCTCTTTTGTTCGGTGCGCTTCTTCCGATTCGTGCTGAGGCCCAGACCGAAAACTGGCGCCCGGCTGACAATCCGTTGATGACCCGGTGGGCGGACGACGTCAATCCAGAGGAGCCTTTGCCGGAGTACCCTCGGCCCAAGATGAAACGGGAAGAGTGGACCAACCTGAACGGCCTGTGGGATTTTCAAATCAGTGGGAAAGCGGGGAAGGGCGAGTACGATGATCAACTTCTGGTCCCGTACCCAGTCGAGTCGGCCCTGTCGGGGGTGAAGAAGACGGTGGGGGCCAAGAACCGTGTGTGGTACCGGCGCACGTTTCAGGCCGATCCAGCCGGGGACGAACGTGTGCTCCTGCACTTTGGGGCGAGCGACTGGGAGACCCACGTCTACGTGAACGACCAGTATGTGGGAATGCACCAGGGCGGATACGATCCGTTTACATTCGACATTACCGACGAACTCGCCGAAACGGAGGAGCACACGATCGAGGTCACGGTCTGGGACCCAACGGACAAGGGGAACCAGCCCGTGGGGAAGCAGACCCACGACCCGCGCAGCATCTGGTACACGGCGGTAACGGGCATTTGGCAGACCGTGTGGCTGGAGACGGTGCCAGAGACCTACATTCAGGACCTGACGGTGACGCCGCAGATTGGGCAGGAGCGCGCCAGGATTGAGGTCGACGTTGAAGGTGCAACGGACGACCACCGAGTACGCGCCGTCGTGAGTACCGACGAGGGAGAGGTGGCCCGCGCGACCGGCCATCCGCAGAACCGACTTCTCGCTGAGTGGGACAACCCCCGATTGTGGTCCCCGTCCGATCCGTTTCTCTACGATCTAGAAGTCCACCTGCTCGACGACGAGGGGACGGTCGTAGATGAGGTGAGCAGTTACGTCGGCATGCGGTCGGTGTCCGTGGCGGAGGCAGAGGATGGTCACACGCGTTTGTTTCTGAACGGAGAGCCGCTTTTTCACATGGGTCTGCTGGATCAGGGGTGGTGGCCGGACGGACTTTACACCGCCCCGACCGACGAGGCGTTGAAATACGACATTGAGGTCACTAAGGAGCTCGGCTACAACATGATCCGGAAGCACGTGAAGGTCGAGCCGCAGCGGTGGTATTACTGGGCCGACAAGCTCGGAGTACTGGTGTGGCAGGACATGCCCAGCGGGGATATGCGCCCGGGACAGATTCCGGAGCGTTCTCCCGAGTCCGCTCAACAGTTCAAAGACGAGTACAAAGACATGATCGACGCATTGTATCACTATCCGTCGATCGTGATGTGGGTGCCATTCAATGAAGGGTGGGGGCAGTTCCAGACCCGAGAAATCGTGGAGTGGACCGAGAGCTACGATCCGACGCGTCTGGTTGATAATG is part of the Salinibacter sp. 10B genome and encodes:
- a CDS encoding PTS sugar transporter subunit IIA, coding for MPTTQTTEINQLLQPEHVRIGLPERSKTDVINALIGLLEGHEGIDNLDAVRQAIFEREDMMSTGVGKGLGLPHAKTPAVTETVAAFATTAEPVDFGAIDDEPIRLLLLLVGPEEHKSRHVKILGRISRLVSRDSLRERLIEAPDPETVIDVLREGEAELRG
- the hisS gene encoding histidine--tRNA ligase; the encoded protein is MSQTFQNIKGTFDILPDPYTDDGGTRIAPSAEWRYVEATVRDVMARYNFDEIRTPILEPTALVARGVGEATDIVQKEMFAFERSDTQYVLRPEITAPVVRSYLQHHLDQRGGVQKLFYIGPCFRAEQPQKGRYRQFHQFGVEVLGTDDARADAETVAVMMAIYDELGIKDTRLRMNTLGTPDRREEYVHALREYLEPYADELSETSRRRLKRNPLRVLDTKLDHEQAILQDAPQLIDYVSDESRAHYDRVQRFLADLGVSYVEDPHLVRGLDYYTETTFELESPDLGAQSALAGGGRYDRLAEVLGSEEPVPAIGFAAGMERLFLALDAAEAERPGLPAPDVFIAALGEEAEQWVFRTTQELRAAGLHVALDLKGRSLKAQMREANRQEADYTLIIGGNELEAEEATVKEMESGEQEDVPFAELSTVLLDKCRTEHE
- a CDS encoding sodium/sugar symporter — protein: MDSASVPFAALDYIIFGVYLFIIIGLGLWVSREKEGRQKDSSDYFLASKSLPFWAIGSSLIASNISAEQFIGMSGSGFRVGLAIASYEWMAAVTLLVIAYFFLPIYLEKEIFTMPQFLEQRYDGRVRMLLAIFWLLVYVFVNLTSVLYMGGLSMNIIMGLPLWGSIAGLALFATAYSLYGGLKAVAWTDVVQVVVLVGGGLLTTWVALDAYGGSSTGPVGGLTQLMGDASNRFNMILFEGELMYQNDEGVTQDAYQLLPGLSVLFGGLWVANLFYWGCNQYIIQRALAAKNLQEAKRGLAFAAYLKLLLPLIVVVPGIVAFALDAPIQRGDEAYPWLLGQYVGTGFRGLAFAALVAAIVSSLASMMNSASTIFTMDLYRNYVEEEVSESKLVRIGRIVALACIVVATLVAPQLADLDQVFQYIQEYTGFVSPGVLAIFVMGLFWSKATPNAALVSAVLSIPLSAAFKFLTPEIAFLNRMLIVFFVSVALIVGISYVENRGETHPKAIDLDDVEHDSDPIFQVAAFGILGITAALYVIFW
- a CDS encoding LacI family DNA-binding transcriptional regulator gives rise to the protein MKDVTIDDVADHAGVSKSTVSAVINDRDVVKNSTRQRVLDTIEKLDYRPRGSARRGFRAPNGQSLGFVIKEADNPYYSEVLVGIQEVANEQGYLTFVSSSEGDFDTEKQIIDQFSNKDLDGLIITPILNENTDLSHIFELKRNNIPFVLLEGIRGIQANLVDIDNVEASSRAIRHLLDLGHEHIIHLAGPEYSKHSSERVAGIRRAFSRSPLIFDDEIVLPAGDSFEEGYRTALDHFSEDVPTTAVTCYNDLVALGTMKALRELGLSVPDDVSVVGFDDLNMLDYFPIPLTTVRVPKRLMGRKATELLLNQLQGNGTDTCQRISLEAELIERSSTAPPR
- a CDS encoding M28 family metallopeptidase yields the protein MVDSVDASRIEDDIRTMVSFGTRHTLSDTTSEDSGIGAARRWLKAEFERISRACGGCLEVKFQKTVVPASETERIPSRTAVYNVVAIQRGTEHPNRYVLMGGHLDSRVSNIMDSTSRAPGANDDASGVAGAVEAARVLSKRDFASSIVYVGYTGEEQGLFGSTHAAEVAVEKDWTMAGVLNNDMIGNIRGIDGVIENTTFRVFSQRRPPDLHEESWATRYFGGENDGPSRQLARYVATQAETYSRHLDPILIYRLDRFGRGGDQMPFADRGFPAVRVMETHENYNRQHQDLRTENGIDYGDTIEGVNFEYAEKLTGVNVATMASIAAGPPRPDSVKIGGAVSPSTTLAWTPVDHKNLAGYKVYWRRTAASRWQHSKFVPAGTTRHTLENVVIDNWLFGVAAVDEAGHESPVVFPSALLE
- a CDS encoding MBL fold metallo-hydrolase — encoded protein: MLSRRHFLQTLGMAMAAAPAASSLFQRVPLEDTSDGFTALRRGVGIFRKQGGTIGWLIRDGALVVVDTQSPKTAPDCWTGLRDRTEEALDFVINTHHHGDHTGGNGVFAEYTDRIIAHENVPSLMREAADDEANSVYPTETFEKTVSEQVGDETITLRYHGPAHTGGDATIHFEKANVVHVGDLVFNRAYPFIDVEGGADSKNWISELETIHDQFDDDTIFIHGHANPEFGPTGGREDLLVMRDFLSALNEYVLQQRQAGASLKEMKQKTAFEGFEAFNFDWALSLSACIEAVYREQTG
- a CDS encoding Na+/H+ antiporter NhaC family protein; translation: MDWIVLLPPVVAIVLALWTRQIYLSLFAGLWLGTTILAGGNPVGGLRELADQLVAVFESESNTRILLFCLLVGSLIALVQASGGVKGFIAWAREREWGSSRRGAELLAWSIGVVLFVESNISSLTVGAVSRPLFDKLNLPREKLAYYCDATCAPVCMSIPFNGWGAFVLGLLGAQNLGVSAVAVLAKAVLFNFFALFAIGFSLMLALTGWRFGAMRRAETRAEETGQVLREGAQPMVEDDVARIEPSEHVEPQARNLLLPVGVMVSMIFVGLYVTGQGNLMQGSGATAVLWAVGTALGAALLLYTVPRFGGKPPLSVSDAMDWVVKGASGLVPVTLLLVLAFALGQVSQALEMGAYVVQLVGGQAAAWWMPVLVFGVTSFVSFTLGSSWTAFAILIPVVMPLAAEIALPLSLMLGAVLSGGIFGDHTSPLSDTTIISSMASACDHVDHVNTQLPYALVQAGLAAVAFIVAGILAG